A part of Crassostrea angulata isolate pt1a10 chromosome 5, ASM2561291v2, whole genome shotgun sequence genomic DNA contains:
- the LOC128185501 gene encoding uncharacterized protein LOC128185501 yields the protein MATSYLSKPETNFVCFAKVCVDVVKIPLIDILFDQIKPDDLYHKIKSCAALSAENGKLVPDQKKICYLSPPHLPDYKSFDVTLLYTLIRNLCPSLEPTQGWGIKPKATHTKIGDDIERLRLFRNSFAHGESTEINDDEFDDIWKEIKSVIQRMQASTNPLKKYELELINIEGCRFGYEDREKYKTFLGVTLQMWKHIEDEPQICIKGAQEVLCGETTHFDADLKQFDSQTWSMYWQKTREKTTEQIDTEKDKYKNSSNLRLTVNFVSKEDEGEYQVVLARKHNGGDYKLCSNRIYLTPIGDLPIANISTNSRPIFGSNTIITSRISSCPSLEGVEWQKSIDGNTFNCIDISQPRYKGSPPNVLTSHRIYFEHQSVKLIGTVFVSEKSPAVHTVFWTKNGEKIVTSERGGRYSEVSVDHPSLTINSVNSHDIGAYQLNAINAVGSTASDTIVLDEPRICVERKENPDSSHCFIAQIQSVPAAYHSQWMVKGKDDDTFKPVDINDEEFKGSSNALPRPILVVKRNQLLKENCFVIEVQNFVGRKTHCFAGRGHLKTRRCKRMSTEALIDKKLEDVNSLCESWGFNVGDIINSIRLNAQELSEMALATIDVLFESSKSQQSWKDKNVIITAVHILGKVLMLVGSPVHVTGVSSDVVRLADCFLNIFFRVCNPNIEAMLDLGDSTTDGYDYVDLAERFKTLNIFLNEQELTENFDEPDLSDFIANIDIYIGIDEIGIVQNRIKEMMYGPRDQSQPYLNYLKVFLRMCTFRHVLLLRVMNCLIARQYSLRTVNTLRNFIEKERVDNRCFLKFFSLPNLESTEIVAEFEPSEHTELAAYLREVRLPFQDLREILHDRIFLIQSFVNPFVFLARQNSIFSNAVTLTFTKRVLSTDNNQFKFIAKDNSFNLFYIQSPNSDKCVYIEGNTIKQGQEAMHRAAQWRVLQVYRSDGGDKTASCFVICAKQRPSRFVYLKKDRKCLVNQSKPNDQCLFVLIPIGESPILVSRPMERNLTDELQEMPSFTQMKSRNVQIRITNFRKIKDFLQKEHAMIANDIDQIEKYISYEGIEELIMLNPLLEKIAKTVDSTKGDNFDEHTMHALQQMISIS from the exons ATGGCGACTTCATATTTATCAAAACCCGAAACTAATTTCGTTTGTTTTGCAAAAGTGTGCGTGGATGTTGTAAAGATACCTTTAATTGACATTCTTTTTGATCAGATCAAGCCAGACGACCTttaccataaaataaaatcgTGTGCCGCTCTTTCAGCTGAAAACGGTAAACTTGTTCCAgatcaaaagaaaatatgctaTTTATCACCACCTCATCTCCCTGACTATAAATCATTTGATGTTACTTTACTTTACACACTTATAAGAAATTTGTGTCCTTCGCTTGAACCAACGCAAGGTTGGGGGATTAAACCAAAGGCTACACATACAAAGATTGGGGATGATATCGAGCGTCTAAGACTGTTTAGAAACAGCTTTGCACACGGCGAATCAACTGAAATTAATGACGATGAATTTGATGACATTTGGAAGGAAATAAAGTCAGTTATTCAAAGAATGCAAGCATCGACAAacccattaaaaaaatatgagctCGAGTTGATAAATATAGAGGGCTGTAGGTTTGGATATGAAGATCGGGAAAAGTACAAAACTTTTTTGGGGGTTACATTGCAGATGTGGAAACATATCGAAG ATGAACCTCAGATTTGTATAAAAGGTGCTCAGGAAGTTTTATGCGGGGAAACAACGCATTTTGATGCAGACTTGAAACAGTTCGATTCTCAAACTTGGTCAATGTACTGGCAAAAGACAAGAGAAAAGACAACAGAACAAATTGACACAGAAAAGGATAAGTACAAGAATAGCTCCAATTTAAGGCTTACAGTAAATTTCGTGAGTAAGGAAGATGAAGGGGAGTACCAAGTTGTCTTAGCTAGAAAACACAATGGTGGGGATTACAAGTTATGCAGCAACAGAATTTATTTAACACCAATTGGag atcttCCAATTGCAAACATTTCAACCAACTCAAGACCAATTTTCGGATCAAATACGATAATTACTTCAAGAATTTCATCTTGTCCATCACTTGAAGGTGTGGAATGGCAAAAGAGCATTGACGGAAATACTTTTAACTGCATAGACATAAGTCAACCACGATATAAAGGAA GTCCTCCAAATGTTTTGACAAGTCATAGAATATATTTCGAACATCAATCAGTAAAACTGATTGGCACAGTTTTTGTGAGTGAAAAGTCTCCTGCAGTGCACACAGTATTTTGGacaaaaaatggagagaaaattGTAACGTCTGAAAGAGGTGGAAGATATTCGGAAGTGAGCGTTGACCATCCTTCACTTACCATAAACAGTGTAAACTCTCATGATATCGGGGCTTATCAACTCAATGCCATCAACGCCGTTGGATCAACTGCTAGTGACACTATTGTCCTTG aTGAACCTAGAATATGTgtggaaagaaaagaaaatcctGATAGCAGCCACTGCTTTATAGCACAGATCCAATCCGTTCCGGCGGCCTATCACTCTCAATGGATGGTAAAGGGGAAGGATGATGATACGTTCAAGCCAGTCGACATCAATGATGAGGAATTTAAAGGATCTTCAAACGCCCTTCCTCGTCCTATATTGGTTGTAAAACGCAACCAACTACTTAAAGAGAATTGTTTTGTCATCGAAGTACAAAATTTTGTTGGGAGAAAAACACATTGTTTTGCAG GAAGAGGACATTTAAAAACCAGAAGATGTAAAAGAATGAGTACAGAGGCTTTGATCGATAAAAAACTTGAAGATGTCAACTCTCTCTGTGAATCTTGGGGATTTAACGTCGGGGATATTATCAATTCAATTAGGTTAAATGCACAAGAATTATCAGAAATGGCATTGGCAACTATAGATGTATTATTCGAATCATCAAAGAGTCAGCAATCCTGGAAGgacaaaaatgtcattattaCGGCAGTGCACATTTTAGGAAAAGTTTTGATGCTAGTTGGATCGCCTGTCCACGTCACTGGCGTATCATCTGACGTTGTTCGTTTGGCTGActgttttctaaatattttctttaggGTATGCAATCCAAATATTGAAGCAATGCTAGATCTAGGTGACAGCACGACTGATGGATATGATTATGTTGACTTAGCCGAGCGATTTAAAACACTTAATATATTTCTTAATGAGCAAGAATTGACAGAAAACTTCGATGAACCCGATTTAAGTGACTTTATtgcaaatattgatatttatattgGAATTGACGAGATTGGAATAGTCCAAAATCGTATTAAAGAGATGATGTATGGACCAAGAGATCAATCTCAACCTTATTTGAACTATCTGAAAGTATTTTTGAGAATGTGCACATTCCGTCATGTACTTTTGTTAAGAGTAATGAATTGCCTAATAGCGAGACAATATTCTCTTCGTACAGTAAATACGTTAAGAAACTTCATCGAAAAAGAAAGAGTTGATAACCGttgttttctgaaatttttctCTCTGCCGAATCTAGAAAGCACAGAAATTGTAGCTGAATTTGAACCATCAGAGCACACAGAATTGGCAGCATATCTTAGGGAAGTGCGACTGCCTTTTCAGGATTTGAGAGAAATACTTCACGACCGAATTTTCTTGATCCAATCTTTTGTAAATCCTTTTGTCTTTCTGGCTAgacaaaattcaattttcagcaACGCTGTAACATTGACATTTACTAAAAGAGTACTCTCCACTGACAACAACCAATTTAAATTCATTGCTAAAGATAACTCCTTCAATCTTTTCTACATCCAATCCCCAAATTCAGACAAATGCGTGTATATTGAGGGAAACACAATCAAACAGGGACAGGAAGCAATGCACAGGGCTGCTCAGTGGAGAGTTTTACAGGTTTACAGATCAGATGGTGGCGACAAAACAGCGTCTTGTTTCGTTATTTGTGCAAAACAAAGACCAAGTAGATTCGTTTATCTGAAAAAAGACAGAAAGTGTCTTGTAAATCAATCTAAACCCAACGATCAGTGCTTATTTGTA ctgaTACCAATTGGAGAATCACCAATACTAGTCTCAAGACCTATGGAAAGGAATCTTACCGATGAATTACAG GAAATGCCTTCTTTCACACAGATGAAATCACGAAATGTCCAAATCAGGATTACAAACTTTAGAAAGATCAAGGATTTTTTGCAAAAGGAACATGCGatgattgcaaatgatattgaccaaattgaaaaatacatttcatatGAAGGAATTGAAGAGCTAATTATGTTGAACCCTTTACTGGAAAAAATAGCCAAAACAGTAGATTCAACAAAAGGTGACAACTTTGATGAACATACgatgcatgcattacaacagaTGATTTCGATat